The genomic region AAGGAGAGACGCCATTCCAAGCTGGGTGTAGCTGGGGAGGCTCCCCAACATTGGCTCGATCCCAGCCTCATAGCGGTCAACACTACGGATGCGGCCCAACAACTCTTCGCCAATTTCGTAGCGGAGAGCATCGGAAATGATAACGCAGACCTTCTGATCACGCCGGCGGAACTCACCCACATGCTCTCGATAGAAGCTCCGCTGCGGCAGAATTGGTGGCGCCGACCAGGATATGGCCGCATCTACGTGGGTCTGCCAAACATCGTTTAAGCGCAGAAGGTAATTATTGACGTAGTGGTTTTCGACCTGCTCGAACAGCTCGCGCATCAGTGTTGCTTGCCCGGATTTCTGCATGCGCCAGATAAATTTCCGATAGAGCTGGTCGATACGAAACCAGCTTATGGCGTAACGCTCAACACCTTCCGCGAGGCTGGTCATACCTACGGTTACCTGCGCCATCGACTGCTGGAATTCCGCGGCGAAGCCGATCGCCTCGTAGAGATCGCGATAGGCGCTATACCAATGGCTTTGCCGGCGCTGACGGATCCAGTTCGCGACATCGGCTTGCGCCGCGGTCTGGTTGCTAACCTCATGGACTAGCGCACGGATGATCGCACGATCCACCTCTTCGAAGTAGTCGACTTCGATCAGGGTGCGGAAGTCGCGCCTAGCGAGATCCTGTGCAATACCCAGCACCTCCGCATAGTCGGCCGACAGCTTTGCGAAAGCGTCCTCAGCGTTCCGGTTGTTTTTCCAGCGACGGAAGAACACCATAGCCTCGGATGTTAGGATCGTTTCGCCCCCGACTGCGCTCTGATAGCAGGACTTGAACAGCGTGATCGCGAAATCGCCGATGCTTGGCTTTTCGGCTCGGTAGCCAAAGATTCGCGCTATCTGATCCCAGAGGAATTCGTGTAGGCCAACACGGCCGATCAGGCGCAAGCTGTCGTCTTTACCCTGCGCAAGCTCCCCCAGCAATGCTTCGACGACAGTGTCGAAATCGCCGTCAGCGCAGGCGCAGATGACGAGCATCCGCAGGCGCAGCAAAGGCTTCGTATCGTCTCCGCGGATGACGGCCTTCAGCCTCTCTAGCCGGCGGGTGGAGCGGAAGAATTCCTGATGTTCCCGTGCGAGAGCTTCAAAGCTGACCGGCAAACCCAAGTCCGTCAGCCAGATTGCGATCTGATCGGCCTTAAAAACCCCATGCGCCAGCTCGACGTCGAGCAGCCAGTTATCGATGTCGGCTGGACGCGGCCCTTCTCGATAGAGCAAGAAGCGCTGCTTCGGCTTCTCTCGCAGGACACGATGCTTCACTGCGAACTCTGTGTTCGCCAGCTCGACTTTCTCAATGCCGTCGAGCGCCACCATCTCGAACGCCTGCCGAAACTCGTGGTTCGGATCGTACCAGAAGACGATCCGGTGCCTGTCA from Bradyrhizobium sp. CB1015 harbors:
- the pglZ gene encoding BREX-1 system phosphatase PglZ type A: MLDRIAKGLAAQFDRHRIVFWYDPNHEFRQAFEMVALDGIEKVELANTEFAVKHRVLREKPKQRFLLYREGPRPADIDNWLLDVELAHGVFKADQIAIWLTDLGLPVSFEALAREHQEFFRSTRRLERLKAVIRGDDTKPLLRLRMLVICACADGDFDTVVEALLGELAQGKDDSLRLIGRVGLHEFLWDQIARIFGYRAEKPSIGDFAITLFKSCYQSAVGGETILTSEAMVFFRRWKNNRNAEDAFAKLSADYAEVLGIAQDLARRDFRTLIEVDYFEEVDRAIIRALVHEVSNQTAAQADVANWIRQRRQSHWYSAYRDLYEAIGFAAEFQQSMAQVTVGMTSLAEGVERYAISWFRIDQLYRKFIWRMQKSGQATLMRELFEQVENHYVNNYLLRLNDVWQTHVDAAISWSAPPILPQRSFYREHVGEFRRRDQKVCVIISDALRYEIGEELLGRIRSVDRYEAGIEPMLGSLPSYTQLGMASLLPNGDLQIADNDSGTVLVNGQSSQGLDNRSKVLATGRAGDRTTAVKVEDLMGMDKEEARALVRDHDVVYVFHNLIDAIGDKQVSEDRVFEAADDTIEELVRVVKKLNGANANNLIVTSDHGFIYQHRPIEESDYSSAQVEGDTILFRDRRFILGHGLKGNRGLRRFTAEQAGLEGSVEMLIPKSISRLRRQGSGSRYVHGGATLQEIIVPVVKINKKRQSDTSAVDVEIIGSTNQMITSSQISVRFYQVAAVTEKTQARTLRAGIYAQSGELISDTHELVFDFRSENPREREVSVRFLLLRQADTFNGQEVILRLEERHGDTSHFREYRTARYTLRRSFSSDFDF